The region GTCACCCTCAACGCCCAATCTACAACCCCTGCATCGTCATCATTAAGCAATTCAAAGTATTTCTTATGAGGATTTCTACCGAACTGAACCAATTCTTTAACAGTAATATCTTCTGGGGCATAATTTTGCTGAAAAACTATCGCGAGCTTCTTTGCTATCTCTTTTCTACTTATTTTGAAAATATCGCTTCCCTCAATAACAACATTTCCCGTATGAGGTTTGTACAATCCAGCAATAAGGTTCAACAAAGTTGATTTTCCTGATCCATTGGGCCCAATAATACTGGTTATTTTAGCTTTCTCGATAAGTAATTCTATCTGGTTTATAAAAGGCTTGCCATTATACGCAAATGAGAGATTGCTCAGTTGAATCATTTGTGCATCCTCCTTCTAAGGAGATATAAGAAAAATGGCCCTCCGAAAACAGACATTGTTATCCCGACAGGTATTTCGTAAGGTTTTGTGATAGTTCTTGAAAGAGTATCAGCCAGGACCAATACAGAACTTCCCATAAACATACTGAATGGTATCAAATATTTGTGGTTGGATCCTATGATCATTCTACTTATGTGAGGAACAACAAGCCCGATGAACCCTATTATTCCAACAACACTTGTTGAAAGTGACGCCAAGAAAACTGCAACCAAAGATATTATGATTCTCGCTCTGTTTATGTTAGTTCCAAGGCTAACAGCATTTCTATCGCCAAGAGATATTAAATTGCATGCCTTAGCAAGTAATATCGATAAAATAAGTATTGGTGGTGAATATACAGAAAGAATTGCCACATGTTTCCAGCTTCTTCCTGAAATATTGCCATTTAACCACATCAGCACTCCTGATATTTTTTCTGAATTCAATATTGCAAGCATAGAAGAGATAGCACCCAAAAAGGCATTAACTG is a window of Pseudothermotoga elfii DSM 9442 = NBRC 107921 DNA encoding:
- a CDS encoding FecCD family ABC transporter permease, with product MDRFRIRYIAFVILLSVLGISIFVSLIAGTIRISLGEIFSGRDSENWPIICYLRLPRIVIAAIVGANLAVSGVLLQSVMQNPLVDPGITGVSSGASIMAILIMLYLPDHYYLLPVASFLGGLVAAVTVYLLAWKKGLTPVRVVLAGVAVNAFLGAISSMLAILNSEKISGVLMWLNGNISGRSWKHVAILSVYSPPILILSILLAKACNLISLGDRNAVSLGTNINRARIIISLVAVFLASLSTSVVGIIGFIGLVVPHISRMIIGSNHKYLIPFSMFMGSSVLVLADTLSRTITKPYEIPVGITMSVFGGPFFLYLLRRRMHK